The following proteins are co-located in the Paralichthys olivaceus isolate ysfri-2021 chromosome 2, ASM2471397v2, whole genome shotgun sequence genome:
- the znf740a gene encoding zinc finger protein 431 isoform X19 has protein sequence MSHLPSSSVRDHMKWAGLLGCEAVLSSMALMQASSMAAPPKKMMAPLGHVPQQREGPDRGPQSHMILPSGMSCPPLLIRKEGEFQAPRLLDEKEMRANEDMQQKKKNRKSVTPCKVREQEGRGGKGTGGDENGPSSKVQKNFICDHCYGAFRSGYHLKRHILIHTGEKPYACAVCDMRFIQRYHLERHSLIHTGVKPYACSMCDMRFFQRYHLERHRLTHTGMRPFTVPSSRVKPYACSMCDMRFFQRYHLARHSLTHTGVKPYACSMCDMRFFQRYHLARHSLTHTGVKPYACSMCDMRFFQRYHLARHTLTHTGVKPYACSMCDMRFFQRYHLARHSLTHTGVKPYACTMCDMRFIQRYQLERHSLTHTGVKPYACTMCDKRFFQRYHLARHSLTHMGVKPYACTMCDMKFFQRYHLARHSLTHTGVKPYACTMCDKRFFQRYHLARHSLTHMGVKPFACTMCDMRFVQRYHLARHSLTHTGVKPYACSMCDMRFIQRNHLERHSLTHTGEKPFACDMCDMRFIQRYHLERHKRVHSGEKPYQCERCQQNFSRTDRLLRHRRLCQGRNVAKVENQPCCEPRPYPQEPPPAPPTWSPLHPPPGRLAV, from the exons ATGTCACATCTGCCCAGCAGCTCAGTCCGCGACCATATGAAATGG GCGGGGCTGCTTGGCTGCGAAGCTGTCCTCTCCAGCATGGCCCTGATGCAGGCCAGCTCCATGGCGGCTCCGCCCAAAAAAATGATGGCTCCACTTGGCCATGTaccacagcagagagagggacCTGACCGTGGTCCCCAGAGCCACATGATCCTCCCCTCTGGAATGAGCTGTCCACCCCTG CTTATCCGGAAGGAAGGTGAATTCCAAGCTCCCCGCCTGCTGGATGAGAAGGAGATGAGAGCCAACGAGGacatgcagcagaaaaaaaagaacaggaaaTCAGTGACGCCCTGTAAAGTGAGAGAACAAGAAGGAAGGGGAGGGAAG GGCACAGGTGGAGATGAAAACGGTCCATCATCTAAAGTgcagaaaaactttatttgtgaTCACTGTTATGGAGCTTTTAGGAGCGGATACCACCTGAAGAGACATATCCTCATTCATACAG GGGAGAAGCCGTATGCTTGTGCCGTATGTGACATGAGGTTTATTCAGCGTTACCACCTGGAGAGACACAGCCTCATTCACACGG gggtGAAGCCGTACGCTTGTTCCATGTGTGACATGAGGTTTTTCCAGCGTTACCACCTGGAGAGACACAGACTCACTCATACGGGTATGCGTCCATTTACCGTACCCAGTTCAA GGGTGAAGCCCTACGCTTGCTCCATGTGTGACATGAGGTTCTTCCAACGTTACCATCTGGCAAGACACAGCCTCACACATACTG GGGTGAAGCCATACGCTTGCTCCATGTGTGACATGAGATTTTTCCAACGCTACCACTTGGCAAGACACAGCCTCACTCACACGG gggtgAAGCCATATGCTTGCTCCATGTGTGACATGAGATTTTTCCAGAGATACCACCTGGCAAGACACACTCTCACCCATACGG GGGTGAAGCCATACGCTTGCTCCATGTGTGACATGAGGTTCTTCCAGCGTTACCATTTGGCAAGACACAGCCTCACTCATACTG GGGTGAAACCATATGCTTGTACCATGTGTGACATGAGGTTTATACAACGGTACCAACTGGAAAGACACAGTCTCACTCATACAG GGGTGAAGCCGTACGCTTGCACCATGTGTGACAAGAGGTTTTTTCAGCGCTACCACCTGGCGAGACACAGCCTCACTCATATGG GTGTGAAACCTTATGCTTGCACCATGTGTGACATGAAGTTTTTTCAGCGTTACCACCTGGCGAGACACAGCCTCACTCATACGG GTGTGAAACCTTATGCTTGCACCATGTGCGACAAGAGGTTTTTTCAGCGCTACCACCTGGCAAGACACAGCCTCACTCATATGG GTGTGAAACCTTTTGCTTGTACCATGTGTGACATGAGGTTTGTTCAGCGTTACCACCTGGCGAGACACAGCCTCACTCATACGG gggtGAAGCCGTATGCTTGTTCCATGTGTGACATGAGGTTTATTCAGCGTAACCACCTGGAGAGACACAGCCTCACTCATACGG GAGAGAAGCCATTTGCTTGTGACATGTGCGATATGAGGTTTATCCAGCGCTACCACCTTGAGAGACACAAGCGTGTCCACAGTGGGGAGAAGCCTTACCAGTGTGAACGGTGCCAGCAG AACTTTTCTCGAACAGACCGGCTTTTGCGGCATCGGCGGTTATGCCAGGGTCGCAACGTAGCCAAAGTAGAGAACCAGCCGTGCTGCGAACCACGTCCATATCCCCAAGAACCCCCGCCCGCCCCCCCAACCTGGAGTCCTCTGCATCCCCCTCCAGGCCGGCTGGCAGTCTGA
- the znf740a gene encoding zinc finger protein ZFP2 isoform X44, producing the protein MSHLPSSSVRDHMKWAGLLGCEAVLSSMALMQASSMAAPPKKMMAPLGHVPQQREGPDRGPQSHMILPSGMSCPPLLIRKEGEFQAPRLLDEKEMRANEDMQQKKKNRKSVTPCKVREQEGRGGKGTGGDENGPSSKVQKNFICDHCYGAFRSGYHLKRHILIHTGEKPYACAVCDMRFIQRYHLERHSLIHTGVKPYACSMCDMRFFQRYHLERHRLTHTGMRPFTVPSSRVKPYACSMCDMRFFQRYHLARHSLTHTGVKPYACSMCDMRFFQRYHLARHSLTHTGVKPYACSMCDMRFFQRYHLARHTLTHTGVKPYACSMCDMRFFQRYHLARHSLTHTGVKPYACTMCDMRFIQRYQLERHSLTHTGVKPYACTMCDKRFFQRYHLARHSLTHMGVKPYACTMCDKRFFQRYHLARHSLTHMGEKPFACDMCDMRFIQRYHLERHKRVHSGEKPYQCERCQQNFSRTDRLLRHRRLCQGRNVAKVENQPCCEPRPYPQEPPPAPPTWSPLHPPPGRLAV; encoded by the exons ATGTCACATCTGCCCAGCAGCTCAGTCCGCGACCATATGAAATGG GCGGGGCTGCTTGGCTGCGAAGCTGTCCTCTCCAGCATGGCCCTGATGCAGGCCAGCTCCATGGCGGCTCCGCCCAAAAAAATGATGGCTCCACTTGGCCATGTaccacagcagagagagggacCTGACCGTGGTCCCCAGAGCCACATGATCCTCCCCTCTGGAATGAGCTGTCCACCCCTG CTTATCCGGAAGGAAGGTGAATTCCAAGCTCCCCGCCTGCTGGATGAGAAGGAGATGAGAGCCAACGAGGacatgcagcagaaaaaaaagaacaggaaaTCAGTGACGCCCTGTAAAGTGAGAGAACAAGAAGGAAGGGGAGGGAAG GGCACAGGTGGAGATGAAAACGGTCCATCATCTAAAGTgcagaaaaactttatttgtgaTCACTGTTATGGAGCTTTTAGGAGCGGATACCACCTGAAGAGACATATCCTCATTCATACAG GGGAGAAGCCGTATGCTTGTGCCGTATGTGACATGAGGTTTATTCAGCGTTACCACCTGGAGAGACACAGCCTCATTCACACGG gggtGAAGCCGTACGCTTGTTCCATGTGTGACATGAGGTTTTTCCAGCGTTACCACCTGGAGAGACACAGACTCACTCATACGGGTATGCGTCCATTTACCGTACCCAGTTCAA GGGTGAAGCCCTACGCTTGCTCCATGTGTGACATGAGGTTCTTCCAACGTTACCATCTGGCAAGACACAGCCTCACACATACTG GGGTGAAGCCATACGCTTGCTCCATGTGTGACATGAGATTTTTCCAACGCTACCACTTGGCAAGACACAGCCTCACTCACACGG gggtgAAGCCATATGCTTGCTCCATGTGTGACATGAGATTTTTCCAGAGATACCACCTGGCAAGACACACTCTCACCCATACGG GGGTGAAGCCATACGCTTGCTCCATGTGTGACATGAGGTTCTTCCAGCGTTACCATTTGGCAAGACACAGCCTCACTCATACTG GGGTGAAACCATATGCTTGTACCATGTGTGACATGAGGTTTATACAACGGTACCAACTGGAAAGACACAGTCTCACTCATACAG GGGTGAAGCCGTACGCTTGCACCATGTGTGACAAGAGGTTTTTTCAGCGCTACCACCTGGCGAGACACAGCCTCACTCATATGG GTGTGAAACCTTACGCTTGCACCATGTGTGACAAGAGGTTTTTTCAGCGCTACCACCTGGCGAGACACAGCCTCACTCATATGG GAGAGAAGCCATTTGCTTGTGACATGTGCGATATGAGGTTTATCCAGCGCTACCACCTTGAGAGACACAAGCGTGTCCACAGTGGGGAGAAGCCTTACCAGTGTGAACGGTGCCAGCAG AACTTTTCTCGAACAGACCGGCTTTTGCGGCATCGGCGGTTATGCCAGGGTCGCAACGTAGCCAAAGTAGAGAACCAGCCGTGCTGCGAACCACGTCCATATCCCCAAGAACCCCCGCCCGCCCCCCCAACCTGGAGTCCTCTGCATCCCCCTCCAGGCCGGCTGGCAGTCTGA
- the znf740a gene encoding zinc finger protein 431 isoform X1 yields the protein MSHLPSSSVRDHMKWAGLLGCEAVLSSMALMQASSMAAPPKKMMAPLGHVPQQREGPDRGPQSHMILPSGMSCPPLLIRKEGEFQAPRLLDEKEMRANEDMQQKKKNRKSVTPCKVREQEGRGGKGTGGDENGPSSKVQKNFICDHCYGAFRSGYHLKRHILIHTGEKPYACAVCDMRFIQRYHLERHSLIHTGVKPYACSMCDMRFFQRYHLERHRLTHTGMRPFTVPSSRVKPYACSMCDMRFFQRYHLARHSLTHTGVKPYACSMCDMRFFQRYHLARHSLTHTGVKPYACSMCDMRFFQRYHLARHTLTHTGVKPYACSMCDMRFFQRYHLARHSLTHTGVKPYACTMCDMRFIQRYQLERHSLTHTGVKPYACTMCDKRFFQRYHLARHSLTHMGVKPYACTMCDMKFFQRYHLARHSLTHTGVKPYACTMCDKRFFQRYHLARHSLTHMGVKPFACTMCDMRFVQRYHLARHSLTHTGVKPYACTMCDKRFFQRYHLARHSLTHMGVKPFACTMCDMRFVQRYHLARHSLTHTGVKPYACSMCDMRFIQRNHLERHSLTHTGEKPFACDMCDMRFIQRYHLERHKRVHSGEKPYQCERCQQNFSRTDRLLRHRRLCQGRNVAKVENQPCCEPRPYPQEPPPAPPTWSPLHPPPGRLAV from the exons ATGTCACATCTGCCCAGCAGCTCAGTCCGCGACCATATGAAATGG GCGGGGCTGCTTGGCTGCGAAGCTGTCCTCTCCAGCATGGCCCTGATGCAGGCCAGCTCCATGGCGGCTCCGCCCAAAAAAATGATGGCTCCACTTGGCCATGTaccacagcagagagagggacCTGACCGTGGTCCCCAGAGCCACATGATCCTCCCCTCTGGAATGAGCTGTCCACCCCTG CTTATCCGGAAGGAAGGTGAATTCCAAGCTCCCCGCCTGCTGGATGAGAAGGAGATGAGAGCCAACGAGGacatgcagcagaaaaaaaagaacaggaaaTCAGTGACGCCCTGTAAAGTGAGAGAACAAGAAGGAAGGGGAGGGAAG GGCACAGGTGGAGATGAAAACGGTCCATCATCTAAAGTgcagaaaaactttatttgtgaTCACTGTTATGGAGCTTTTAGGAGCGGATACCACCTGAAGAGACATATCCTCATTCATACAG GGGAGAAGCCGTATGCTTGTGCCGTATGTGACATGAGGTTTATTCAGCGTTACCACCTGGAGAGACACAGCCTCATTCACACGG gggtGAAGCCGTACGCTTGTTCCATGTGTGACATGAGGTTTTTCCAGCGTTACCACCTGGAGAGACACAGACTCACTCATACGGGTATGCGTCCATTTACCGTACCCAGTTCAA GGGTGAAGCCCTACGCTTGCTCCATGTGTGACATGAGGTTCTTCCAACGTTACCATCTGGCAAGACACAGCCTCACACATACTG GGGTGAAGCCATACGCTTGCTCCATGTGTGACATGAGATTTTTCCAACGCTACCACTTGGCAAGACACAGCCTCACTCACACGG gggtgAAGCCATATGCTTGCTCCATGTGTGACATGAGATTTTTCCAGAGATACCACCTGGCAAGACACACTCTCACCCATACGG GGGTGAAGCCATACGCTTGCTCCATGTGTGACATGAGGTTCTTCCAGCGTTACCATTTGGCAAGACACAGCCTCACTCATACTG GGGTGAAACCATATGCTTGTACCATGTGTGACATGAGGTTTATACAACGGTACCAACTGGAAAGACACAGTCTCACTCATACAG GGGTGAAGCCGTACGCTTGCACCATGTGTGACAAGAGGTTTTTTCAGCGCTACCACCTGGCGAGACACAGCCTCACTCATATGG GTGTGAAACCTTATGCTTGCACCATGTGTGACATGAAGTTTTTTCAGCGTTACCACCTGGCGAGACACAGCCTCACTCATACGG GTGTGAAACCTTATGCTTGCACCATGTGCGACAAGAGGTTTTTTCAGCGCTACCACCTGGCAAGACACAGCCTCACTCATATGG GTGTGAAACCTTTTGCTTGTACCATGTGTGACATGAGGTTTGTTCAGCGTTACCACCTGGCGAGACACAGCCTCACTCATACGG GTGTGAAACCTTACGCTTGCACCATGTGTGACAAGAGGTTTTTTCAGCGCTACCACCTGGCGAGACACAGCCTCACTCATATGG GTGTGAAACCTTTTGCTTGTACCATGTGTGACATGAGGTTTGTTCAGCGCTACCACCTGGCGAGACACAGCCTCACTCATACGG gggtGAAGCCGTATGCTTGTTCCATGTGTGACATGAGGTTTATTCAGCGTAACCACCTGGAGAGACACAGCCTCACTCATACGG GAGAGAAGCCATTTGCTTGTGACATGTGCGATATGAGGTTTATCCAGCGCTACCACCTTGAGAGACACAAGCGTGTCCACAGTGGGGAGAAGCCTTACCAGTGTGAACGGTGCCAGCAG AACTTTTCTCGAACAGACCGGCTTTTGCGGCATCGGCGGTTATGCCAGGGTCGCAACGTAGCCAAAGTAGAGAACCAGCCGTGCTGCGAACCACGTCCATATCCCCAAGAACCCCCGCCCGCCCCCCCAACCTGGAGTCCTCTGCATCCCCCTCCAGGCCGGCTGGCAGTCTGA
- the znf740a gene encoding zinc finger protein 431 isoform X8, whose translation MSHLPSSSVRDHMKWAGLLGCEAVLSSMALMQASSMAAPPKKMMAPLGHVPQQREGPDRGPQSHMILPSGMSCPPLLIRKEGEFQAPRLLDEKEMRANEDMQQKKKNRKSVTPCKVREQEGRGGKGTGGDENGPSSKVQKNFICDHCYGAFRSGYHLKRHILIHTGEKPYACAVCDMRFIQRYHLERHSLIHTGVKPYACSMCDMRFFQRYHLERHRLTHTGMRPFTVPSSRVKPYACSMCDMRFFQRYHLARHSLTHTGVKPYACSMCDMRFFQRYHLARHSLTHTGVKPYACSMCDMRFFQRYHLARHTLTHTGVKPYACSMCDMRFFQRYHLARHSLTHTGVKPYACTMCDMRFIQRYQLERHSLTHTGVKPYACTMCDKRFFQRYHLARHSLTHMGVKPYACTMCDMKFFQRYHLARHSLTHTGVKPYACTMCDKRFFQRYHLARHSLTHMGVKPFACTMCDMRFVQRYHLARHSLTHTGVKPYACTMCDKRFFQRYHLARHSLTHMGVKPYACSMCDMRFIQRNHLERHSLTHTGEKPFACDMCDMRFIQRYHLERHKRVHSGEKPYQCERCQQNFSRTDRLLRHRRLCQGRNVAKVENQPCCEPRPYPQEPPPAPPTWSPLHPPPGRLAV comes from the exons ATGTCACATCTGCCCAGCAGCTCAGTCCGCGACCATATGAAATGG GCGGGGCTGCTTGGCTGCGAAGCTGTCCTCTCCAGCATGGCCCTGATGCAGGCCAGCTCCATGGCGGCTCCGCCCAAAAAAATGATGGCTCCACTTGGCCATGTaccacagcagagagagggacCTGACCGTGGTCCCCAGAGCCACATGATCCTCCCCTCTGGAATGAGCTGTCCACCCCTG CTTATCCGGAAGGAAGGTGAATTCCAAGCTCCCCGCCTGCTGGATGAGAAGGAGATGAGAGCCAACGAGGacatgcagcagaaaaaaaagaacaggaaaTCAGTGACGCCCTGTAAAGTGAGAGAACAAGAAGGAAGGGGAGGGAAG GGCACAGGTGGAGATGAAAACGGTCCATCATCTAAAGTgcagaaaaactttatttgtgaTCACTGTTATGGAGCTTTTAGGAGCGGATACCACCTGAAGAGACATATCCTCATTCATACAG GGGAGAAGCCGTATGCTTGTGCCGTATGTGACATGAGGTTTATTCAGCGTTACCACCTGGAGAGACACAGCCTCATTCACACGG gggtGAAGCCGTACGCTTGTTCCATGTGTGACATGAGGTTTTTCCAGCGTTACCACCTGGAGAGACACAGACTCACTCATACGGGTATGCGTCCATTTACCGTACCCAGTTCAA GGGTGAAGCCCTACGCTTGCTCCATGTGTGACATGAGGTTCTTCCAACGTTACCATCTGGCAAGACACAGCCTCACACATACTG GGGTGAAGCCATACGCTTGCTCCATGTGTGACATGAGATTTTTCCAACGCTACCACTTGGCAAGACACAGCCTCACTCACACGG gggtgAAGCCATATGCTTGCTCCATGTGTGACATGAGATTTTTCCAGAGATACCACCTGGCAAGACACACTCTCACCCATACGG GGGTGAAGCCATACGCTTGCTCCATGTGTGACATGAGGTTCTTCCAGCGTTACCATTTGGCAAGACACAGCCTCACTCATACTG GGGTGAAACCATATGCTTGTACCATGTGTGACATGAGGTTTATACAACGGTACCAACTGGAAAGACACAGTCTCACTCATACAG GGGTGAAGCCGTACGCTTGCACCATGTGTGACAAGAGGTTTTTTCAGCGCTACCACCTGGCGAGACACAGCCTCACTCATATGG GTGTGAAACCTTATGCTTGCACCATGTGTGACATGAAGTTTTTTCAGCGTTACCACCTGGCGAGACACAGCCTCACTCATACGG GTGTGAAACCTTATGCTTGCACCATGTGCGACAAGAGGTTTTTTCAGCGCTACCACCTGGCAAGACACAGCCTCACTCATATGG GTGTGAAACCTTTTGCTTGTACCATGTGTGACATGAGGTTTGTTCAGCGTTACCACCTGGCGAGACACAGCCTCACTCATACGG GTGTGAAACCTTACGCTTGCACCATGTGTGACAAGAGGTTTTTTCAGCGCTACCACCTGGCGAGACACAGCCTCACTCATATGG gggtGAAGCCGTATGCTTGTTCCATGTGTGACATGAGGTTTATTCAGCGTAACCACCTGGAGAGACACAGCCTCACTCATACGG GAGAGAAGCCATTTGCTTGTGACATGTGCGATATGAGGTTTATCCAGCGCTACCACCTTGAGAGACACAAGCGTGTCCACAGTGGGGAGAAGCCTTACCAGTGTGAACGGTGCCAGCAG AACTTTTCTCGAACAGACCGGCTTTTGCGGCATCGGCGGTTATGCCAGGGTCGCAACGTAGCCAAAGTAGAGAACCAGCCGTGCTGCGAACCACGTCCATATCCCCAAGAACCCCCGCCCGCCCCCCCAACCTGGAGTCCTCTGCATCCCCCTCCAGGCCGGCTGGCAGTCTGA
- the znf740a gene encoding zinc finger protein 431 isoform X21 — translation MSHLPSSSVRDHMKWAGLLGCEAVLSSMALMQASSMAAPPKKMMAPLGHVPQQREGPDRGPQSHMILPSGMSCPPLLIRKEGEFQAPRLLDEKEMRANEDMQQKKKNRKSVTPCKVREQEGRGGKGTGGDENGPSSKVQKNFICDHCYGAFRSGYHLKRHILIHTGEKPYACAVCDMRFIQRYHLERHSLIHTGVKPYACSMCDMRFFQRYHLERHRLTHTGMRPFTVPSSRVKPYACSMCDMRFFQRYHLARHSLTHTGVKPYACSMCDMRFFQRYHLARHSLTHTGVKPYACSMCDMRFFQRYHLARHTLTHTGVKPYACSMCDMRFFQRYHLARHSLTHTGVKPYACTMCDMRFIQRYQLERHSLTHTGVKPYACTMCDKRFFQRYHLARHSLTHMGVKPYACTMCDMKFFQRYHLARHSLTHTGVKPYACTMCDKRFFQRYHLARHSLTHMGVKPFACTMCDMRFVQRYHLARHSLTHTGVKPYACTMCDKRFFQRYHLARHSLTHMGEKPFACDMCDMRFIQRYHLERHKRVHSGEKPYQCERCQQNFSRTDRLLRHRRLCQGRNVAKVENQPCCEPRPYPQEPPPAPPTWSPLHPPPGRLAV, via the exons ATGTCACATCTGCCCAGCAGCTCAGTCCGCGACCATATGAAATGG GCGGGGCTGCTTGGCTGCGAAGCTGTCCTCTCCAGCATGGCCCTGATGCAGGCCAGCTCCATGGCGGCTCCGCCCAAAAAAATGATGGCTCCACTTGGCCATGTaccacagcagagagagggacCTGACCGTGGTCCCCAGAGCCACATGATCCTCCCCTCTGGAATGAGCTGTCCACCCCTG CTTATCCGGAAGGAAGGTGAATTCCAAGCTCCCCGCCTGCTGGATGAGAAGGAGATGAGAGCCAACGAGGacatgcagcagaaaaaaaagaacaggaaaTCAGTGACGCCCTGTAAAGTGAGAGAACAAGAAGGAAGGGGAGGGAAG GGCACAGGTGGAGATGAAAACGGTCCATCATCTAAAGTgcagaaaaactttatttgtgaTCACTGTTATGGAGCTTTTAGGAGCGGATACCACCTGAAGAGACATATCCTCATTCATACAG GGGAGAAGCCGTATGCTTGTGCCGTATGTGACATGAGGTTTATTCAGCGTTACCACCTGGAGAGACACAGCCTCATTCACACGG gggtGAAGCCGTACGCTTGTTCCATGTGTGACATGAGGTTTTTCCAGCGTTACCACCTGGAGAGACACAGACTCACTCATACGGGTATGCGTCCATTTACCGTACCCAGTTCAA GGGTGAAGCCCTACGCTTGCTCCATGTGTGACATGAGGTTCTTCCAACGTTACCATCTGGCAAGACACAGCCTCACACATACTG GGGTGAAGCCATACGCTTGCTCCATGTGTGACATGAGATTTTTCCAACGCTACCACTTGGCAAGACACAGCCTCACTCACACGG gggtgAAGCCATATGCTTGCTCCATGTGTGACATGAGATTTTTCCAGAGATACCACCTGGCAAGACACACTCTCACCCATACGG GGGTGAAGCCATACGCTTGCTCCATGTGTGACATGAGGTTCTTCCAGCGTTACCATTTGGCAAGACACAGCCTCACTCATACTG GGGTGAAACCATATGCTTGTACCATGTGTGACATGAGGTTTATACAACGGTACCAACTGGAAAGACACAGTCTCACTCATACAG GGGTGAAGCCGTACGCTTGCACCATGTGTGACAAGAGGTTTTTTCAGCGCTACCACCTGGCGAGACACAGCCTCACTCATATGG GTGTGAAACCTTATGCTTGCACCATGTGTGACATGAAGTTTTTTCAGCGTTACCACCTGGCGAGACACAGCCTCACTCATACGG GTGTGAAACCTTATGCTTGCACCATGTGCGACAAGAGGTTTTTTCAGCGCTACCACCTGGCAAGACACAGCCTCACTCATATGG GTGTGAAACCTTTTGCTTGTACCATGTGTGACATGAGGTTTGTTCAGCGTTACCACCTGGCGAGACACAGCCTCACTCATACGG GTGTGAAACCTTACGCTTGCACCATGTGTGACAAGAGGTTTTTTCAGCGCTACCACCTGGCGAGACACAGCCTCACTCATATGG GAGAGAAGCCATTTGCTTGTGACATGTGCGATATGAGGTTTATCCAGCGCTACCACCTTGAGAGACACAAGCGTGTCCACAGTGGGGAGAAGCCTTACCAGTGTGAACGGTGCCAGCAG AACTTTTCTCGAACAGACCGGCTTTTGCGGCATCGGCGGTTATGCCAGGGTCGCAACGTAGCCAAAGTAGAGAACCAGCCGTGCTGCGAACCACGTCCATATCCCCAAGAACCCCCGCCCGCCCCCCCAACCTGGAGTCCTCTGCATCCCCCTCCAGGCCGGCTGGCAGTCTGA